In the Nicotiana tabacum cultivar K326 chromosome 16, ASM71507v2, whole genome shotgun sequence genome, one interval contains:
- the LOC107810213 gene encoding UPF0481 protein At3g47200-like isoform X2, whose product MAHSIEITPINHRTPLLHQPTEHEIEEGRNVELIETNQILDEIYLDLYHLSTKSCTIFRVSVGLSESNPDAYKPMLVSIGPYHKKNLQLRLMENYKLRYLQRFLRRKDGLDVKTCITELGKLKDEALKCYDGIEDIYSDNNTGQFLKMLLVDGCFVVEFIRERCGRKPTEEDIIIPYSCIDGQVRRDLLLLENQLPFFVLTKLHNMTMDQINGGFGGWEGGEPPSRLDLIVPFIKLVKETFNSSFLKMSPTSFLKTEGDAKNIKHLLQLVHMSCHLLEKKTSLTPENPSLEMEYCRKSLCWNPLQMVRLKNMPNDKDHQTWDTNMPNATELREAGVTFSKIGKIYRRLEGYHNLGDNTSLFDIKFENGVMTIPCFEVFDYTETILRNLVAYEQQSSDVHPRYFSDFSIFMDYLIDSNKDVSLLRQKGIIKNEIGEDKRVASLFNKIGKGVAISYDFYYKEEYFMLVQHCKKPWNRMKASLRHNYFNSPWAGASTVGAVILLILTAIQTVLAFTGNVK is encoded by the exons ATGGCACACTCTATTGAGATTACCCCAATAAATCACCGAACTCCACTGCTTCATCAACCTACAGAACATGAG ATAGAAGAAGGGAGGAATGTGGAGTTAATCGAGACAAATCAAATTCTTGATGAAATATATTTAGATTTGTACCATTTATCTACCAAATCTTGTACCATATTCAGAGTAAGTGTGGGGCTAAGTGAATCAAATCCAGATGCTTATAAGCCAATGTTGGTCTCTATTGGTCCTTACCATAAGAAGAATTTACAACTACGCTTAATGGAGAATTATAAATTGCGTTACTTACAACGGTTTCTCAGAAGGAAAGATGGGCTTGATGTGAAAACTTGCATTACTGAATTGGGAAAATTAAAAGATGAGGCACTAAAGTGTTATGATGGTATAGAAGATATTTATAGTGACAACAATACGGGTCAATTTTTGAAAATGTTGTTGGTTGATGGTTGTTTTGTAGTTGAGTTTATTCGAGAGCGTTGTGGAAGGAAGCCAACAGAAGAAGATATTATTATCCCCTACAGTTGTATAGATGGTCAAGTACGACGAGATTTGTTATTACTAGAAAAccaacttcctttctttgtcctcacTAAGCTTCACAATATGACTATGGATCAAATCAATGGCGGATTTGGGGGGTGGGAGGGGGGTGAACCCCCTTCGCGACTTGATCTAATAGTACCATTCATAAAATTGGTAAAAGAGACCTTTAATTCTTCCTTCTTGAAGATGAGCCCTACATCATTTCTTAAAACTGAAGGTGATGCCAAAAACATCAAACATTTACTTCAACTAGTACACATGTCATGTCACCTTTTGGAGAAGAAAACTAGCCTTACTCCTGAAAACCCTAGTTTGGAAATGGAATATTGCCGGAAAAGCTTATGTTGGAATCCTTTACAAATGGTTAGATTGAAAAATATGCCAAATGATAAGGACCACCAAACATGGGATACTAACATGCCGAATGCAACAGAGCTTCGCGAAGCAGGAGTTACATTTTCGAAAATTGGAAAAATTTATAGAAGATTGGAGGGATATCACAACCTTGGAGATAACACAAGCTTATTTGATATTAAATTTGAGAATGGAGTGATGACAATTCCTTGTTTCGAAGTCTTTGACTATACAGAAACGATCCTAAGAAATCTTGTAGCATACGAGCAACAATCATCTGATGTACATCCTAGATATTTcagtgatttttccatttttatggaTTATCTTATCGACTCGAACAAAGATGTGAGTTTGCTTCGCCAGAAAGGAATTATCAAGAACGAGATAGGAGAGGACAAAAGAGTGGCTAGCCTTTTTAACAAAATTGGGAAAGGGGTTGCCATTTCTTATGACTTCTATTACAAAGAAGAATACTTCATGTTAGTTCAACATTGTAAAAAACCATGGAACCGAATGAAGGCAAGTTTGAGGCACAATTATTTTAACAGTCCTTGGGCTGGAGCTTCAACTGTGGGAGCCGTCATACTCCTTATACTCACAGCCATACAGACTGTTCTAGCTTTCACAGGTAATGTTAAGTAA
- the LOC107810213 gene encoding UPF0481 protein At3g47200-like isoform X1: MDYLIDSNKDVSLLRQKGIIKNEIGEDKRVASLFNKIGKGVAISYDFYYKEEYFMLVQHCKKPWNRMKASLRHNYFNSPWAGASTVGAVILLILTAIQTVLAFTVEFIRERCGRKPTEEDIIIPYSCIDGQVRRDLLLLENQLPFFVLTKLHNMTMDQINGGFGGWEGGEPPSRLDLIVPFIKLVKETFNSSFLKMSPTSFLKTEGDAKNIKHLLQLVHMSCHLLEKKTSLTPENPSLEMEYCRKSLCWNPLQMVRLKNMPNDKDHQTWDTNMPNATELREAGVTFSKIGKIYRRLEGYHNLGDNTSLFDIKFENGVMTIPCFEVFDYTETILRNLVAYEQQSSDVHPRYFSDFSIFMDYLIDSNKDVSLLRQKGIIKNEIGEDKRVASLFNKIGKGVAISYDFYYKEEYFMLVQHCKKPWNRMKASLRHNYFNSPWAGASTVGAVILLILTAIQTVLAFTGNVK, translated from the exons atggaTTATCTTATCGACTCGAACAAAGATGTGAGTTTGCTTCGCCAGAAAGGAATTATCAAGAACGAGATAGGAGAGGACAAAAGAGTGGCTAGCCTTTTTAACAAAATTGGGAAAGGGGTTGCCATTTCTTATGACTTCTATTACAAAGAAGAATACTTCATGTTAGTTCAACATTGTAAAAAACCATGGAACCGAATGAAGGCAAGTTTGAGGCACAATTATTTTAACAGTCCTTGGGCTGGAGCTTCAACTGTGGGAGCCGTCATACTCCTTATACTCACAGCCATACAGACTGTTCTAGCTTTCACAG TTGAGTTTATTCGAGAGCGTTGTGGAAGGAAGCCAACAGAAGAAGATATTATTATCCCCTACAGTTGTATAGATGGTCAAGTACGACGAGATTTGTTATTACTAGAAAAccaacttcctttctttgtcctcacTAAGCTTCACAATATGACTATGGATCAAATCAATGGCGGATTTGGGGGGTGGGAGGGGGGTGAACCCCCTTCGCGACTTGATCTAATAGTACCATTCATAAAATTGGTAAAAGAGACCTTTAATTCTTCCTTCTTGAAGATGAGCCCTACATCATTTCTTAAAACTGAAGGTGATGCCAAAAACATCAAACATTTACTTCAACTAGTACACATGTCATGTCACCTTTTGGAGAAGAAAACTAGCCTTACTCCTGAAAACCCTAGTTTGGAAATGGAATATTGCCGGAAAAGCTTATGTTGGAATCCTTTACAAATGGTTAGATTGAAAAATATGCCAAATGATAAGGACCACCAAACATGGGATACTAACATGCCGAATGCAACAGAGCTTCGCGAAGCAGGAGTTACATTTTCGAAAATTGGAAAAATTTATAGAAGATTGGAGGGATATCACAACCTTGGAGATAACACAAGCTTATTTGATATTAAATTTGAGAATGGAGTGATGACAATTCCTTGTTTCGAAGTCTTTGACTATACAGAAACGATCCTAAGAAATCTTGTAGCATACGAGCAACAATCATCTGATGTACATCCTAGATATTTcagtgatttttccatttttatggaTTATCTTATCGACTCGAACAAAGATGTGAGTTTGCTTCGCCAGAAAGGAATTATCAAGAACGAGATAGGAGAGGACAAAAGAGTGGCTAGCCTTTTTAACAAAATTGGGAAAGGGGTTGCCATTTCTTATGACTTCTATTACAAAGAAGAATACTTCATGTTAGTTCAACATTGTAAAAAACCATGGAACCGAATGAAGGCAAGTTTGAGGCACAATTATTTTAACAGTCCTTGGGCTGGAGCTTCAACTGTGGGAGCCGTCATACTCCTTATACTCACAGCCATACAGACTGTTCTAGCTTTCACAGGTAATGTTAAGTAA